A stretch of the Sulfuritortus calidifontis genome encodes the following:
- the lgt gene encoding prolipoprotein diacylglyceryl transferase: MLIHPQFDPVALQLGPVAIHWYGLMYLLAFGLFILLGRWQIRRRPDLAWSAKDLDDLLFYGILGVVVGGRLGEVLFYQPGYYLEHPGEIIAVWRGGMSFHGGFLGVLVALAWFGRKTGRGFWNVADFVAPLVPLGLAAGRIGNFINGELWGRPADPELPWAMVFPHVDDIARHPSQLYQAMGEGLLLFVILWLYAAKPSAAGATSAVFLIGYGVLRFAAEFFRTPDPGIFGVLSLGLSTAQWLCVPMVAAGIGLLAWSRRR; this comes from the coding sequence ATGCTCATCCACCCCCAGTTCGACCCCGTCGCCCTCCAGCTCGGCCCCGTCGCCATCCACTGGTATGGCCTGATGTACCTGCTGGCCTTCGGCCTGTTCATCCTGCTCGGTCGCTGGCAGATTCGGCGCCGGCCGGACCTGGCCTGGAGCGCCAAGGATCTGGACGATCTGCTGTTCTACGGCATCCTCGGCGTCGTCGTCGGCGGTCGCCTGGGCGAAGTGCTGTTCTACCAGCCCGGCTACTACCTGGAGCACCCCGGCGAGATCATTGCCGTATGGCGGGGCGGCATGAGCTTCCACGGCGGTTTTCTCGGCGTGCTCGTCGCCCTGGCCTGGTTCGGTCGCAAGACCGGCCGCGGCTTCTGGAACGTCGCCGACTTCGTCGCCCCCCTGGTGCCCCTGGGCCTGGCCGCCGGCCGCATCGGCAACTTCATCAACGGCGAGCTCTGGGGCCGGCCGGCCGACCCCGAGCTGCCCTGGGCCATGGTCTTCCCCCACGTCGACGACATCGCCCGCCACCCCTCCCAGCTCTACCAGGCCATGGGCGAAGGCCTGCTGCTGTTCGTCATCCTCTGGCTCTATGCCGCCAAGCCGAGCGCGGCCGGCGCCACCTCGGCCGTCTTCCTCATCGGCTACGGCGTGCTGCGCTTTGCCGCCGAATTCTTCCGCACCCCCGACCCCGGCATCTTCGGCGTGCTCTCGCTCGGCCTGTCCACCGCGCAGTGGCTGTGCGTGCCCATGGTTGCCGCCGGCATCGGCCTCTTGGCCTGGTCCCGCCGCCGCTAG